In the Bordetella genomosp. 10 genome, one interval contains:
- the otnI gene encoding 2-oxo-tetronate isomerase: protein MPRFAANLSMLYNDVDFLDRFAAASRDGFQAVEFLFPYAYEPRELAARLRDHKLRQVLFNAPPGDWEGGERGLACLPGREAEFRAGIERAIAYAQALDCPRIHVMAGLMPHEAEPAALRATYVDNVRHAAREAAPHGIQILLEPINGRDMPGFFLSRQDQAHALIAEIGAPNVKVQMDLYHCQIVEGDLAMKIRQHLPTGNVGHFQIAGVPERHEPDVGEINYPYLFRLLDELGYDGWIGCEYRPARGAAPHATRDGLGWLQPWL from the coding sequence ATGCCCCGCTTTGCCGCCAACCTGTCCATGCTCTACAACGACGTGGACTTCCTCGACCGCTTCGCCGCCGCCTCGCGCGACGGCTTCCAGGCCGTCGAGTTTCTTTTCCCCTATGCCTACGAGCCGCGCGAACTGGCCGCGCGGCTCCGCGACCACAAGCTGCGGCAGGTGCTGTTCAATGCCCCGCCGGGCGACTGGGAGGGAGGCGAGCGCGGTCTCGCCTGCCTGCCCGGGCGCGAGGCCGAATTCCGCGCCGGCATCGAGCGCGCCATCGCCTATGCCCAGGCGCTGGACTGCCCCCGCATCCACGTCATGGCCGGGCTGATGCCCCACGAGGCGGAGCCGGCGGCCCTGCGCGCCACCTACGTCGACAACGTACGCCACGCCGCGCGCGAGGCCGCGCCGCACGGCATACAGATCCTGCTGGAGCCCATCAACGGGCGCGACATGCCCGGCTTCTTCCTGAGCCGCCAGGACCAGGCCCATGCGCTGATCGCCGAGATCGGCGCGCCCAACGTCAAGGTGCAGATGGATCTCTATCACTGCCAGATCGTCGAAGGCGACCTGGCGATGAAGATCCGCCAGCACCTGCCCACCGGCAACGTCGGCCACTTCCAGATCGCCGGCGTGCCGGAACGCCACGAACCCGACGTGGGTGAAATCAACTATCCCTACCTGTTCCGCCTGCTCGACGAGTTGGGCTATGACGGCTGGATAGGCTGCGAATACCGGCCCGCGCGCGGCGCCGCGCCGCACGCCACGCGGGACGGGCTGGGCTGGCTGCAACCCTGGCTGTAG
- a CDS encoding Bug family tripartite tricarboxylate transporter substrate binding protein, protein MKPIKFLAGALAIAALTVSTAFAQAWPSKPIRLIVPSAAGSAPDILSRLVASELNKRLGQSVIVENKPGAGGSLGSDWVAKSAPDGYTLVMGNIGSHAMNVSVYPKLPYDPVKDFEPVAMVAVTPSLMTVSAALPVHSLKEFLDYARQHGEQVTFASGGNGSSSHLAGEYLNLLTGLKMRHVPYKDVPQALGDVAAQRVSMMISNLPPAMSLVRAGKLRPLAVTTRNRSRILPDVPTMIESGVDLEQTVWFALFAPAHTPQDIVARLNREVGEILADPAFRDKISPTGAEPTPMTVAELKAFVIAEVAKWSKVARESGARAE, encoded by the coding sequence ATGAAGCCGATCAAATTCCTGGCGGGCGCGTTGGCGATCGCCGCGCTCACTGTCTCCACGGCCTTTGCCCAGGCCTGGCCGAGCAAGCCGATACGTCTCATCGTGCCGTCGGCCGCGGGATCCGCGCCCGACATCCTGAGCCGCCTGGTGGCGTCCGAACTCAACAAGCGCCTGGGCCAGTCGGTGATCGTGGAGAACAAGCCGGGGGCGGGCGGTTCGCTCGGTTCGGACTGGGTGGCCAAGTCCGCGCCGGACGGCTACACGCTGGTCATGGGCAATATCGGTTCGCACGCGATGAACGTGAGCGTCTATCCCAAGCTGCCCTACGACCCGGTCAAGGATTTCGAGCCCGTGGCCATGGTGGCGGTGACGCCGAGCCTGATGACGGTCTCGGCGGCGTTGCCGGTGCACAGCCTCAAGGAATTCCTCGACTACGCCCGCCAGCATGGCGAGCAGGTCACCTTCGCCTCCGGCGGCAACGGCAGTTCCTCGCATCTCGCGGGCGAGTACCTGAACCTGCTGACCGGGCTGAAGATGCGCCACGTGCCCTACAAGGACGTGCCGCAGGCGCTGGGCGACGTGGCCGCGCAGCGCGTGAGCATGATGATCAGCAACCTGCCGCCCGCCATGTCGCTGGTGCGCGCGGGCAAGCTGCGGCCGCTGGCCGTCACCACGCGCAATCGCTCCAGGATCCTGCCGGACGTTCCCACCATGATCGAGTCCGGCGTCGACCTGGAGCAGACGGTATGGTTCGCCTTGTTCGCCCCGGCCCACACGCCGCAGGACATCGTGGCGCGCCTGAACCGGGAGGTGGGAGAAATCCTCGCCGACCCCGCCTTCCGCGACAAGATCTCGCCCACCGGCGCCGAACCCACCCCCATGACGGTCGCCGAACTCAAGGCCTTCGTCATCGCCGAGGTCGCCAAGTGGAGCAAGGTGGCCCGCGAGTCGGGCGCGCGGGCCGAATAA
- a CDS encoding cytochrome c: MMARTWISRCGMALWLGLTASAPAWAADDDATLVARGRDLAIAADCMACHTAKGGKPYAGGYAIESPLGTIYSSNITPSTKTGIGNYSEQDFARALREGVRKDGAHLYPAMPYTSYTQLSDEDVKALYTYFMKGVQPVEQPTPVTQLPFPFNIRLSMMGWNMLFLDNKRFVPDASKSQEINRGAYLANALAHCGSCHTPRNVLMAEDVGRALGGGRVGPWYAPNISSDPVAGIGGWTDAELVQYLRTGHTAGKGQAGGPMAEAVENSFQHMSESDLHAIVAYLRSTPAVPAAASGAGAASYAQGQAASSEAERRGVDRQTANQTLKSGAALYSGYCASCHQASGAGSGNQAYPSLFHNSATGGETAINLLATIVFGIDREAGGEHVLMPSFGQGSYVNPLTDEEIASIANYVLANYGNAKLTVTPADVREVRTGGPTPPLAKARPFLVPGGAVAVLAILLLVILAVRRYRRR, translated from the coding sequence ATGATGGCCCGGACCTGGATTTCCCGTTGCGGCATGGCCCTGTGGCTGGGGCTGACGGCAAGCGCGCCCGCATGGGCGGCGGACGACGACGCCACGCTGGTCGCGCGCGGCCGCGACCTGGCCATCGCCGCCGACTGCATGGCCTGTCACACCGCCAAGGGCGGCAAGCCCTACGCGGGCGGCTACGCCATCGAAAGCCCGCTCGGCACGATCTACAGCAGCAACATCACGCCGTCGACGAAGACGGGCATCGGCAACTATTCCGAGCAGGACTTCGCCCGGGCGCTGCGCGAAGGCGTGCGCAAGGACGGCGCGCATCTCTACCCGGCCATGCCCTATACCTCGTACACGCAGCTCAGCGACGAGGACGTCAAGGCGCTTTACACCTACTTCATGAAGGGCGTGCAGCCGGTGGAGCAGCCCACGCCGGTCACCCAACTGCCGTTCCCGTTCAACATCCGCCTTTCCATGATGGGCTGGAACATGCTGTTCCTGGACAACAAGCGCTTCGTCCCCGACGCGTCCAAGAGCCAGGAGATCAACCGCGGCGCCTATCTAGCCAACGCCCTGGCGCACTGCGGCAGTTGCCACACGCCGCGCAACGTGCTCATGGCCGAGGACGTCGGCCGCGCGCTGGGCGGCGGCCGCGTGGGCCCCTGGTACGCGCCCAACATCAGTTCCGATCCGGTCGCCGGCATCGGCGGCTGGACCGACGCCGAACTGGTGCAGTACCTGCGCACCGGCCACACGGCGGGCAAGGGCCAGGCCGGCGGTCCCATGGCCGAAGCCGTCGAGAACAGCTTCCAGCACATGTCCGAGAGCGATCTGCACGCCATCGTGGCCTACCTGAGAAGCACCCCCGCGGTGCCCGCGGCCGCCTCGGGCGCGGGGGCGGCCTCCTACGCGCAGGGCCAGGCCGCCAGCAGCGAAGCCGAGCGGCGCGGCGTCGACAGGCAGACGGCGAACCAGACCCTGAAGTCGGGCGCGGCGCTCTACAGCGGCTATTGTGCCAGTTGCCACCAGGCCAGCGGCGCGGGCAGCGGCAACCAGGCCTATCCCTCGCTATTCCACAACAGCGCCACGGGCGGCGAGACGGCGATCAACCTGCTGGCCACCATCGTCTTCGGCATCGACCGCGAGGCCGGCGGCGAGCACGTGCTGATGCCCAGCTTCGGCCAGGGATCCTACGTCAACCCGCTGACCGACGAGGAAATCGCCTCGATCGCCAACTACGTGCTGGCGAACTACGGCAACGCCAAGCTGACGGTGACGCCCGCCGACGTGCGGGAAGTGCGCACGGGCGGCCCGACGCCTCCACTGGCCAAGGCGCGCCCCTTCCTGGTGCCGGGCGGCGCGGTCGCCGTCCTGGCGATCCTGCTGCTGGTCATTCTGGCCGTGCGCCGCTACCGGCGCCGCTGA
- a CDS encoding FadR/GntR family transcriptional regulator, whose product MISFSAVQPGLKLADRVAQQLEAEIRAGHFKPGAKLPTEAVLVQQLAVSRTVVREALSRLKSRNLIESRQGSGVYVRPASVEPLNFDDLPSASRDAVIQIVEVRRALESEVAELAALRRSDEDLRRIRQAVDDLAQAVREGRDGVEEDVAFHRAIGQAAGNPFLISTLDYLAQFLRSATRVTRANEARRADFAQAVTEEHDRVVQAIAAGDAKAARQAAADHMNNAIVRIQQADAGFWRQDGERLAQAILPPTP is encoded by the coding sequence ATGATCTCCTTCTCCGCCGTACAACCCGGCCTCAAGCTTGCCGATCGGGTCGCCCAGCAACTCGAGGCGGAAATCCGTGCCGGGCATTTCAAGCCCGGCGCCAAGCTGCCGACGGAAGCCGTGCTGGTGCAGCAACTAGCCGTCAGCCGCACCGTGGTGCGCGAAGCCCTGTCGCGCCTGAAGTCGCGCAACCTCATCGAATCGCGGCAAGGCAGCGGCGTCTATGTAAGGCCGGCGAGCGTGGAGCCGCTGAACTTCGACGACCTGCCCTCGGCCAGCCGGGATGCGGTGATCCAGATCGTGGAGGTGCGCCGCGCGCTGGAATCCGAGGTCGCCGAACTGGCCGCGCTGCGGCGCAGCGACGAAGACCTGCGCCGCATCCGCCAGGCCGTCGACGATCTGGCCCAGGCGGTGCGCGAGGGCCGCGACGGCGTCGAGGAAGACGTCGCCTTCCACCGCGCCATCGGCCAGGCGGCGGGCAATCCCTTTCTCATCAGCACGCTGGACTACCTGGCGCAGTTCCTGCGCAGCGCAACGCGGGTGACGCGGGCCAACGAGGCGCGGCGCGCCGATTTCGCCCAGGCCGTCACCGAGGAACACGACCGCGTCGTCCAGGCGATCGCGGCGGGCGACGCCAAGGCCGCGCGCCAGGCTGCCGCCGACCACATGAACAACGCGATCGTCCGCATCCAGCAGGCGGATGCCGGCTTCTGGCGGCAGGACGGCGAGCGCCTGGCCCAGGCCATCCTCCCGCCGACGCCTTGA
- the ltnD gene encoding L-threonate dehydrogenase yields MTSKNVGVIGLGAMGLGIAKTLRENGYTVHACDARPGAADAFARDGGVACATPADVAAAVDVVVSVVVNAAQTEAVLFGEHGAAAAMRPGSTFVMCSTVDPNWSIALEARLAEQGVLYVDGPISGGAAKAASGQMTMMTAATPAAYAAAGAVLDAMAGKVYRLGDRAGAGSKVKIINQLLAGVHIAAAAEAMALGLREGVDAAALYEVITHSAGNSWMFENRMAHVLAGDYTPLSAVDIFVKDLGLVLDTARASKFPLPLAATAHQMFMQASTAGHAKEDDSAVIKIFPGITLPRAANDDDGQGGRA; encoded by the coding sequence ATGACCAGCAAAAACGTCGGTGTGATCGGCCTGGGCGCCATGGGCCTGGGCATCGCCAAAACCCTGCGCGAGAACGGCTACACCGTGCACGCCTGCGACGCGCGCCCCGGCGCCGCGGACGCATTCGCCCGCGACGGCGGCGTGGCCTGCGCCACGCCGGCCGACGTGGCCGCGGCCGTGGACGTGGTGGTGTCGGTGGTGGTCAACGCCGCCCAGACCGAAGCCGTCCTGTTCGGCGAGCACGGCGCCGCCGCCGCGATGCGTCCCGGCAGCACCTTCGTCATGTGCTCCACCGTCGACCCCAACTGGTCCATCGCGCTCGAGGCGCGTTTGGCGGAACAAGGAGTGCTGTATGTGGACGGCCCGATCTCCGGCGGCGCCGCCAAGGCCGCCAGCGGCCAGATGACGATGATGACCGCGGCCACGCCCGCCGCCTATGCCGCCGCCGGCGCCGTGCTCGACGCCATGGCGGGCAAGGTCTACCGCCTGGGCGACCGCGCGGGCGCGGGCAGCAAGGTCAAGATCATCAACCAGTTGCTGGCCGGCGTGCACATCGCCGCCGCCGCCGAAGCCATGGCCCTGGGCCTGCGCGAAGGCGTGGACGCCGCCGCGCTCTACGAAGTCATCACCCACAGCGCGGGCAATAGCTGGATGTTCGAGAACCGCATGGCCCACGTGCTGGCCGGCGACTACACGCCGCTGTCGGCCGTGGACATTTTCGTGAAGGACCTGGGCCTGGTGCTCGACACCGCGCGCGCCAGCAAATTTCCCTTGCCACTGGCCGCCACCGCGCACCAGATGTTCATGCAGGCCTCCACCGCCGGCCATGCCAAGGAGGACGACAGCGCCGTGATCAAGATCTTCCCCGGCATCACGCTGCCGCGCGCGGCCAATGACGACGATGGGCAGGGAGGCCGGGCATGA
- the otnK gene encoding 3-oxo-tetronate kinase — protein MNGAIKLGCIADDFTGATDLANNLVRAGMRVVQTIGVPGHPLDTEVDAVVVALKSRTIAADDAVSQSLQALRWLQSQGAQQIYFKYCSTFDSTAAGNIGPVTEALMAALDCDFTIATPAFPDNKRTVFKGYLFVGDVLLNESGMQNHPLTPMTDPNLVRVLQAQTRGKVGLIDHAAVALGEAAIRARIAALKAEGVSIAIVDAVSNDDLLRLGPALADMPLVTAGSGVAIALPANFGLRPTSRAAALPAPEGLRAVVSGSCSRATNAQVAHFIAAGRPALAIDPLRIAAGEDVRGQALAWARDKLAGGPVLIYSTADPAAVKAIQGRLGVEQAGAMVEQTIAGIARGLVELGVRQLVVAGGETSGACVQALQIEQLRIGGQIDPGVPWCHAASPAAPQGLHITLKSGNFGTEDFFTKAFSALQP, from the coding sequence ATGAACGGAGCGATCAAGCTCGGCTGCATCGCCGACGACTTCACCGGCGCGACGGACCTCGCCAACAACCTTGTGCGCGCCGGCATGCGCGTGGTGCAGACCATCGGCGTGCCCGGTCATCCGCTCGATACCGAGGTAGACGCCGTCGTGGTCGCGCTGAAGTCGCGCACCATCGCCGCCGACGACGCCGTGTCCCAGTCGCTGCAAGCGCTGCGATGGCTGCAATCGCAGGGCGCGCAACAGATCTACTTCAAGTACTGCTCCACCTTCGACAGCACCGCCGCCGGCAATATCGGCCCCGTGACCGAAGCGCTGATGGCCGCGCTGGATTGCGACTTCACCATCGCCACGCCCGCCTTCCCCGACAACAAGCGCACCGTCTTCAAGGGCTACCTGTTCGTCGGCGACGTGCTGCTGAACGAAAGCGGCATGCAGAACCACCCGCTCACGCCTATGACCGATCCCAACCTGGTGCGCGTGCTGCAAGCGCAGACGCGCGGCAAGGTCGGGCTGATCGACCACGCGGCGGTGGCGCTCGGCGAGGCGGCCATCCGCGCGCGCATCGCCGCGCTCAAGGCGGAAGGCGTGAGCATCGCCATCGTCGATGCCGTTTCCAACGACGACCTGCTGCGCCTGGGTCCGGCGCTGGCCGACATGCCGCTGGTCACCGCCGGCTCGGGGGTGGCGATCGCGCTGCCCGCCAATTTCGGCCTGCGGCCCACCAGCCGGGCCGCCGCCCTGCCCGCCCCCGAGGGCCTGCGGGCCGTCGTCTCCGGCAGTTGCTCCAGGGCCACCAATGCGCAGGTCGCGCACTTCATCGCGGCGGGCCGCCCGGCGCTGGCCATCGATCCGCTGCGCATCGCCGCCGGCGAGGACGTGCGCGGACAGGCGCTGGCCTGGGCCAGGGACAAGCTGGCCGGCGGTCCGGTGCTGATCTACTCCACCGCCGATCCGGCCGCCGTCAAGGCCATCCAGGGCCGCCTGGGCGTGGAGCAGGCCGGCGCGATGGTGGAGCAGACCATCGCCGGCATCGCGCGCGGCCTGGTCGAACTGGGCGTGCGCCAACTGGTGGTGGCCGGCGGCGAGACCTCGGGCGCCTGCGTGCAGGCGCTGCAGATCGAACAGTTGCGCATCGGCGGCCAGATCGACCCCGGCGTGCCGTGGTGCCATGCGGCCTCGCCCGCGGCCCCGCAAGGCTTGCACATTACGCTGAAGTCCGGCAACTTCGGCACCGAGGACTTCTTCACCAAGGCATTTTCCGCCCTCCAGCCATGA
- a CDS encoding c-type cytochrome, translated as MKKTAIAIGLVFILGCAGFWILTAPWAWTLVHRPSRDIPDEGPANLANGHLLFTAAACAICHATPNQPNENLLGGGKTLTSDFGAFHMPNISPDVADGIGSWSTAQFIRAMREGITPHGENEYPAFPYPSYQRMTANDLRDILAYIKTLPPVHGKAPAHDLKFPFTIRRAVGAWRMLFLDGKALAPGTQHDERWLRGRYLVEAVAHCAECHSPRNALGAIPADRRYAGGPSPDGSAYVPNISPDETGIGYWSVNEIARYLKEGLTPLNIPAGGDMREIVHATAKLSADDRLAMAAYLKTLAPIDAPNAGVPEPNRTAEVKVLPARANAGASQLATLAASSQALERADTAYVVVTQPFYLSAEDAASGAKAPDGKFLAASPLKIVSRRNGLLQVRLDGWRQQGSDNAMYALPGQRILQSVLAPSAIPMVRTGENHSDVAGQTWRDASLTAWIKPAGLATDMNVLWQYNSKVFNATCSACHAVPETQGFLANQWIGTLKSMKLYTSLSDDEYRQLLVYLQFHAKDTLAATQRSARQ; from the coding sequence ATGAAGAAAACCGCAATCGCAATCGGCCTGGTGTTTATCCTGGGCTGTGCAGGCTTCTGGATATTGACCGCCCCCTGGGCATGGACGCTGGTTCACCGCCCCTCGCGCGACATCCCCGACGAGGGTCCGGCGAACCTGGCCAATGGACATTTACTGTTCACGGCGGCCGCCTGTGCGATCTGTCATGCAACGCCCAACCAGCCCAACGAAAACCTGCTGGGCGGAGGCAAAACGCTGACCTCGGACTTCGGCGCCTTCCACATGCCGAATATTTCGCCCGACGTGGCGGACGGGATCGGGAGCTGGAGCACGGCGCAATTCATCCGCGCCATGCGCGAAGGCATCACGCCGCATGGGGAGAACGAATACCCGGCGTTTCCCTATCCCTCCTACCAGCGCATGACCGCCAATGACCTGCGGGATATCCTGGCCTACATCAAGACGCTGCCGCCGGTGCACGGAAAGGCGCCCGCGCACGACCTCAAGTTTCCCTTCACGATCCGGCGCGCGGTGGGCGCCTGGCGCATGCTCTTTCTGGACGGCAAGGCGCTTGCGCCGGGCACCCAACACGATGAGCGCTGGCTGCGCGGGCGCTACCTGGTCGAGGCCGTGGCCCACTGCGCGGAATGCCACTCCCCGCGCAATGCGCTCGGCGCGATACCGGCCGACCGGCGCTATGCCGGCGGGCCCAGTCCCGATGGCAGCGCCTATGTGCCGAATATCTCGCCCGACGAGACCGGCATCGGCTATTGGTCGGTCAACGAAATCGCGCGCTATCTCAAGGAAGGACTGACGCCGCTCAATATCCCCGCCGGCGGGGACATGCGTGAAATCGTCCACGCGACCGCCAAGCTGTCCGCCGACGACAGGCTGGCGATGGCCGCCTACCTGAAGACCCTGGCCCCGATAGACGCGCCGAACGCGGGCGTGCCGGAACCCAACCGTACCGCCGAAGTGAAGGTATTGCCCGCGCGCGCGAACGCCGGCGCCAGCCAACTGGCGACATTGGCCGCCAGCAGCCAGGCGCTGGAACGCGCCGACACCGCATACGTCGTCGTCACGCAGCCGTTCTATCTGTCCGCCGAGGACGCCGCGTCGGGCGCCAAGGCGCCCGATGGAAAATTCCTCGCGGCCAGTCCGCTCAAGATCGTGAGCCGCCGCAACGGCCTGCTCCAGGTCCGGCTGGACGGATGGCGGCAGCAAGGCTCGGACAATGCCATGTATGCCTTGCCGGGCCAGCGCATCCTCCAGTCCGTGCTCGCGCCTTCCGCGATTCCGATGGTCAGGACAGGGGAAAACCATAGCGACGTGGCCGGCCAGACATGGCGCGACGCCTCCCTGACCGCCTGGATCAAGCCCGCCGGATTGGCGACGGACATGAACGTCCTCTGGCAATACAACAGCAAGGTTTTCAATGCCACCTGTTCGGCGTGCCATGCCGTTCCCGAGACGCAGGGTTTCCTCGCGAACCAGTGGATAGGGACGTTGAAATCGATGAAGCTCTATACCAGCCTGTCGGACGACGAATACAGGCAGTTGCTGGTCTATCTCCAATTCCATGCCAAGGACACCCTTGCCGCCACGCAACGGAGCGCCCGGCAATGA
- a CDS encoding Bug family tripartite tricarboxylate transporter substrate binding protein, whose translation MLRREFIGASLLACVAARARAGGQEWPARPIRLIVPFPPGGLIDRMARLLGPKLAQSLGQPIIIDNRPGAGGNLGAGEAARAAADGYTLLMASPPLTISPAIYKSLPYQLAQIEPVSMLGRVQNVMLVNARSPIHTVAELSQAARAEPGRMNYGSNGNGTSLHLCMELYKRISGVQITHVPYRGAAGAMTALLAGEVDVMFDNLPSALSHIRAGTIRALAVTARERSAVLPDVPTMIEAGVPGFDVTAWFGIAAPAHLPAAVLEKLRPALAELAAAPEIVTAMRDQGAEPYLLQQDPLREFWTADAARWRELASAAGIVLD comes from the coding sequence GTGTTGAGACGGGAATTCATCGGGGCGAGCCTGCTGGCTTGCGTTGCCGCGCGGGCGCGGGCCGGCGGCCAGGAATGGCCGGCCCGGCCGATCCGGCTGATCGTGCCCTTTCCGCCGGGCGGATTGATCGACCGGATGGCGCGGCTGCTGGGCCCCAAGCTGGCGCAGAGCCTGGGGCAGCCCATCATCATCGACAACCGGCCGGGCGCGGGCGGCAATCTCGGCGCCGGGGAGGCGGCACGCGCGGCGGCCGACGGCTACACCCTGCTGATGGCCTCGCCGCCGCTGACCATCAGCCCCGCCATCTACAAATCGCTGCCTTACCAACTGGCGCAGATCGAGCCCGTGTCCATGCTGGGCCGGGTGCAGAACGTGATGCTGGTCAACGCGCGCAGCCCTATCCATACGGTGGCCGAGCTCAGCCAGGCCGCGCGCGCCGAGCCCGGCCGGATGAACTACGGGTCGAACGGCAACGGCACGTCGCTGCATTTGTGCATGGAGCTCTACAAGCGCATCAGCGGGGTACAGATCACCCACGTGCCCTACCGCGGCGCGGCGGGGGCGATGACGGCCCTGCTGGCGGGCGAAGTGGACGTGATGTTCGACAACCTGCCGTCGGCGCTGAGCCATATCCGCGCCGGCACGATACGCGCGCTGGCCGTGACGGCGCGCGAACGCTCCGCCGTGTTGCCCGACGTGCCGACGATGATCGAGGCCGGCGTGCCGGGGTTCGACGTGACGGCCTGGTTTGGCATCGCCGCGCCCGCGCACCTGCCGGCCGCCGTGCTCGAAAAGCTGCGCCCGGCGCTGGCCGAACTGGCCGCGGCGCCGGAAATCGTGACGGCCATGCGCGACCAGGGCGCGGAGCCCTATCTGCTCCAGCAGGACCCCCTGCGCGAATTCTGGACCGCGGACGCGGCGCGCTGGCGCGAGCTGGCGAGCGCGGCCGGCATCGTCCTGGACTGA
- a CDS encoding zinc-binding metallopeptidase family protein, producing the protein MAFAPKQASDHAGVAPATPRAYLCICGRRVFFGNTQCLYCKAPLGYVPSRCGLYALAPGAEPDTWRIAEDMEATGTLYRRCGNFDSPAACDWLIEPQDHPRHQLCRACRLNRVIPNLSSAENRELWLKIESAKRRLVSQLIGLGLPVASKVSEDPEHGLAYDFLRSEPGKPRVMTGHANGIITINLEEADDAVRERTRVEMGEPYRTLLGHFRHEVGHYYWERLVKGTSYVEPYRALFGDEREDYAAALKKNYEEGPPADWPIRFVSAYASVHSFEDWAETWAHYLHLRDTLDTADSYGIGFAPDDAEAPSFGTSDLWQPDAPNGKPFLEMLDRWIRVTSVMNEMSRAMGLPDFYPFVLPRAAVAKLHFIHCIVSESSSPAVAPASQPG; encoded by the coding sequence ATGGCATTTGCGCCGAAACAGGCATCCGACCATGCCGGCGTGGCACCCGCCACGCCGCGCGCCTACCTTTGCATCTGCGGCCGGCGAGTATTCTTCGGCAATACGCAATGCCTTTATTGCAAGGCGCCCTTGGGCTACGTGCCGTCGCGCTGCGGCCTGTATGCCCTGGCGCCCGGCGCCGAACCGGATACCTGGCGGATCGCCGAGGACATGGAGGCGACCGGCACGCTCTATCGCCGTTGCGGCAATTTCGATTCGCCGGCGGCGTGCGACTGGCTGATCGAGCCGCAAGACCACCCTCGCCACCAGTTGTGCAGGGCTTGCCGGCTCAATCGGGTGATTCCCAATCTCTCCAGCGCCGAGAACCGCGAATTGTGGCTCAAGATAGAGAGCGCGAAACGCCGCCTGGTTTCCCAGCTCATCGGGCTCGGCCTGCCGGTCGCCTCGAAGGTTTCCGAAGACCCCGAGCACGGGCTTGCGTACGATTTCCTCCGCAGCGAGCCCGGCAAGCCCCGCGTCATGACCGGCCATGCCAACGGGATCATCACCATCAACCTGGAAGAAGCGGATGACGCCGTGCGCGAGCGCACACGTGTCGAGATGGGCGAACCCTATCGCACGCTGCTTGGCCACTTCCGCCACGAAGTCGGACATTATTATTGGGAGAGGCTGGTCAAGGGCACGTCCTATGTGGAGCCGTACCGCGCCCTGTTCGGCGACGAGCGGGAAGACTACGCCGCGGCGCTCAAGAAAAACTATGAGGAAGGACCGCCGGCGGACTGGCCCATACGGTTCGTCAGCGCCTACGCCAGCGTCCATTCCTTCGAGGACTGGGCGGAAACCTGGGCGCATTATCTGCACCTGCGCGATACGCTCGATACGGCCGACAGCTACGGCATCGGCTTCGCGCCGGATGACGCGGAGGCGCCCTCCTTCGGGACCAGCGACTTGTGGCAGCCCGATGCGCCCAACGGGAAACCCTTCCTGGAAATGCTGGACCGGTGGATACGGGTCACCAGCGTGATGAATGAAATGTCGCGCGCGATGGGCTTGCCCGACTTCTATCCTTTCGTGCTGCCCCGCGCCGCGGTGGCGAAGCTGCACTTCATCCATTGCATCGTATCGGAATCGTCCAGCCCGGCGGTGGCGCCTGCATCGCAGCCAGGATGA
- a CDS encoding class II aldolase/adducin family protein: MTETEARAEICRVGRSLFERGYVHATAGNVSVRLADGYLITPTDACLGALAPERLARLDAQGQQVSGERASKTIALHRRIYEASAATGAPARCVIHTHSTHLVACSLRADPAREELLPPLTPYFVMKVGRVPHIAYHRPGAPEAAEAVAEAIARHAAAGHPIRAVMLARLGPNVWHESPAAAMATLEELEETARLWMLCGQGLQAPAAPLTEAQIDELRRAFNASW; encoded by the coding sequence CTGACCGAAACCGAGGCCCGCGCCGAAATCTGCCGCGTAGGCCGCTCGCTGTTCGAACGCGGCTACGTGCATGCCACGGCGGGCAACGTCAGCGTGCGCCTGGCCGACGGCTACCTGATCACGCCCACCGACGCCTGCCTGGGCGCGCTGGCGCCCGAACGCCTCGCCAGGCTGGACGCGCAGGGCCAGCAGGTGAGCGGCGAACGCGCCAGCAAGACGATCGCGCTGCACCGCCGCATCTACGAGGCCAGCGCCGCCACCGGCGCGCCGGCGCGCTGCGTGATCCACACGCACAGCACGCATCTGGTCGCCTGCTCGCTGCGGGCCGATCCGGCGCGCGAAGAATTGCTGCCGCCGCTCACGCCCTATTTCGTGATGAAGGTCGGCCGCGTGCCCCACATCGCCTACCATCGCCCCGGCGCGCCCGAGGCGGCCGAGGCCGTGGCCGAGGCCATCGCCCGCCATGCCGCGGCCGGCCATCCCATCCGCGCCGTGATGCTGGCGCGCCTGGGGCCCAACGTCTGGCACGAATCGCCGGCCGCGGCCATGGCCACGCTGGAGGAACTGGAAGAAACCGCCCGCCTCTGGATGCTGTGCGGCCAGGGCCTCCAGGCGCCGGCCGCCCCGCTCACCGAAGCGCAGATCGACGAACTGCGCCGCGCCTTCAACGCTTCCTGGTAA